The genomic window TCCATGTTAAGTTACGAGAGTTGACTTCAAACCATGAGTTTAATGAAGGAGATTTGTAAAGATTAGTTTGCTCAAAATTTATATTTTTCGGATCAGACAATTCTTGATGCCCATGAGAATTATTACCAAAAAATGAACGATACTTTTGATTTGCGAATAATAATTCAAGCCCCTTTGACCCTTTAAAGCAAACTGAAATTGCATCGTCCATACTCTCCAATACAGTCATAAAGCGCTCATGTGCAGCAGAGAGAGCTAAGCGTGATCGCTTGGACTCAGTAATATCAGTCATGGAGGTCATCCAGCCAATTTGTTCACCATCAGGGCTTCTTAGAGGTGATACATAAAGACATGTAGTGAACTGTGAACCATCACGTCTTTGAACATCAATTTCAATACCAGAACTTGGAGTTCTACCGCTTAAAACTATATCCATGGAGCGGATATGCTCTTTGTGATTGCCTGGTATCCAGTAAGCATAAGGTGGAGAAGTTCCAACTAAAGAACTTTCGTCCCAACCAATCAAACGACAGAATGCAGGATTAACATATAGAATTTGACCTTTTAAATCAATTACACGCATTCCAGTGGACATTGAATTTTCCATGGCTCTTCGAAATAATATTTCATTTTCTAGTTTTTGTTCTGTCCTATAACGCTTACGGGCATCTCTCCACATCATTGTGAAGATTACTAAAATAAATATTGCAAGCAAAAGGATAATGAAAAATAAAACGTTATGACGAGTTTTAGATGCTTCTTGGAAGGAATATGGTGATAAATGTTTTGAAAATTCCAAATACCCTAGTGCCGATAGAATAATAAAAATCAAAAGAATAACTATCGCAAAAAGCACCACCCATGGCAACATTCTAGAATGCTTTTTAGGTGTGAAGGACTGACTTAATAATTGAGTGTTATCGTACATTTCAAACTTTAATTTTTATCCTACAGATTTTACTCAATTCTTTGTTCGAATGTGACGTATTACTTCATTATTCAGGGTGTGGACATATGTGTAATATTTATCGGAAAGTAAAATAGTAAAATCCGTTAAAATTATTCAAATTTTTTAATCTCAATCTAAAGGAGATGTGTTTTATATGACAAACAATCAAAACGATATAGATAAAACAGAAACAAAAGAATGGCTAGAAGCCCTTGAATCAGTATTAGATCGCGATGGTCCTGAGAGAGCACATTTCCTAATTGAACAACTTACTGATTTAGCTAGACGTTCGGGTTCGAATATTCCATTTAACCCCCAAACGGCATATCTAAACACTATCCCTCCAGGTCTTCAACCTACATATCCAGGTAATTTGGAATTAGAAGCTAGGATTAGGGCTTATGTAAGATGGAATTCTATGGCCATGGTTATTAGAGCAAACAGACAGGATCCAGGAGATGGGGGTACGTTAGGTGGACACCTCGCATCCTTTGCCTCTTTAGCTACTATGATTAGTTGTGGTCAGAATCACTTTTGGCATGCTGAAACTGAAGATCACGGAGGTGATTTGGTTTATTTCCAAGGACATTCTTCACCTGGTATTTATTCCCGTGCTTTTCTTGAAGGTCGCATTACCGAAGAACAATTGGAAAATTTCCGCCAAGAAGTAGATGGTAATGGACTTCCCTCATATCCTCATCCAAAATTACTTCCTGAATTTTGGCAGTTTCCAACTGTTTCTATGGGTCTTGGACCTATGATGGCTATTTATCAAGCTCGTTTCCTTAAATACCTCCAAGCGAGGGGTATTGCTGATACATCAAAACGTAAAGTTTGGTGCTTCTGCGGTGATGGTGAAATGGATGAGCCAGAATCTATGGGTGCTATTGGTTTAGCTTCTAGAGAGAATTTAGATAATTTAATT from Taylorella equigenitalis ATCC 35865 includes these protein-coding regions:
- a CDS encoding PAS domain-containing sensor histidine kinase, with amino-acid sequence MLPWVVLFAIVILLIFIILSALGYLEFSKHLSPYSFQEASKTRHNVLFFIILLLAIFILVIFTMMWRDARKRYRTEQKLENEILFRRAMENSMSTGMRVIDLKGQILYVNPAFCRLIGWDESSLVGTSPPYAYWIPGNHKEHIRSMDIVLSGRTPSSGIEIDVQRRDGSQFTTCLYVSPLRSPDGEQIGWMTSMTDITESKRSRLALSAAHERFMTVLESMDDAISVCFKGSKGLELLFANQKYRSFFGNNSHGHQELSDPKNINFEQTNLYKSPSLNSWFEVNSRNLTWTDGRRVTLQVARDVTQKLKNEEAYRMQQEKIELTSRLTTMGEMASMLAHELNQPLTAIVNYNSAILTILKEDEHTHPKIIEALEKSALQAERAGRIISHIRSFVKRHEARHQTSDIANIIESVCDLAEIEAKKNGAILEVNIDKDIPKVLADPILVQQVILNLIKNGIEAMQNCKEKLIQVVVKKFEKDIQIQVIDHGSGLKNPSRVFEPFFSTKEKGLGMGLNICRTIVEAHHSKLIAMQNPKGGTIFQFTLPYANSFLQSEE